In Cicer arietinum cultivar CDC Frontier isolate Library 1 chromosome 7, Cicar.CDCFrontier_v2.0, whole genome shotgun sequence, the genomic window tatgacttttttttttaaataaaattggacaagaagaaaatatttattaatactaATGATCAATTTACAATTATTCCCAAAGAGTTTTAAACTCAACACCTTGAAATTATAAAGCTAAACTCTTTAgcactaaatataaataataattatggtTAATTGACattgtaatatttttaaggTTAAATATCATctgtgatcccttaacttaatttcagttaacgttttagttctttatctttttttttttcttcccgatttagtcctttattcctaacaatatcaaataaagtatgaaaatatgagtttatttgaaaatttgcgttacgaatttgatgaaatttgtattatattgaagaatataattaattttatgagttttgtttgaatttttttttgaatttttgtataaaaaaggataacattgttgaaattttaaaacataaaatatcaaattgtcacttaaaattaaaataaaggaccaagtcgggaaaaaaaaaaagataaaggactaatacattacctgaaattaagttaagggaccacaaatataatttaacctatttttaacattaatggtgtagatgaattttttttaaagacttaTAAAGTATAAAAGTATCACAAAAAGAGAGACAATTTTAACTATGTTGACACTTAAGAGATCTAACATTATGCacattaaattttgaatattattttgaatcatattatttttaagtatacagtcatcttatttttatttaaatgtctCAAAAGTAATTTTTTGTACAAAAATTCTTCATTTTTCATATGCAATTTCCACTTGGGATCTTGGTGAGTGCATTTAAGTTCTTGAGTCCATAGTCCAGCTCAAGCAAGCACCAATGGAGGCCCATTTCTTGTAATCATTATTGTAAAGAAGTCAACTAATTCAGGTTATGAGTTTGGTTTTGTCATAGTTGAAGTGCAGCCTTTGAGATAGAACAAAGTAAAAGATATGTATACTTAAAATTGACTCTATCTATATAATCTTTAAGGAAtagtattttgtaaaaaaaattagcgtttttgattaaaaaaaaaattctattttatgataaaaaaaatctattttatgataaaaaaaatttctattttatgataaaaaaaattaattaatttttttacaattataaaatcagtttttttttaacatttctcttattttttgttGTACAATTGAGACAATTAGGTTTGAGCATAGGACCTCATGCATGCTACCTAATACTCTCATTTACTAACCTCAATAAAATTCGATTATTTCTTAGCAACTATTTGAAATAGTTTCACTATAATgacatttgtttttatattcCCATAATTtctaaaagttaaaataaataaaaaataatttttttatttataaaaactaaattatttttcacaaaataacaTGAATCAAACAgattcaaatttaatatatatttttttagtttgtagataaaataacaaataccaCTTGTAACTCATACATATATACAAGTCTCATATTCGAATCTGagtgaaaatatttaatctaatattatcgatatttatcaattaaaaaatatcttacgAACAACTCAATTCTTCTAGTGGCACTATTAATATACTATTCTTAAATAACCAAATATGCTCAACATCATTGAAATGACAATAGCTAGTATTTATTATGAGTAATTCTTGTGTGGTGTAAATTTTTagatatatatacaaaatatacattatttagttattcaataataataaaaataaattattattttcttgacTAGATGCTCATTTATTACTCCAACGctggattatttttttaacaatgcTGATCATTAAGTACCGCTGTTTTTTCTTGACTGAATTATTATCCACTGAAATTTCTACATagcaaaattttattattttacttaataTGTTATATAGTCAACCAAGGTACATTATGCAGAGTAGGGAAGCCTCTTGTAGAAAAAAGAAACGTAAATAAGACGTTTCTATCATTCCTTGGCGAAAAGCAAACAttgaatgaatttgattttgatacATTCACTGTTTGAATAGGGAAAGTAGGTAGGAAGATATTAACGGTGCTATAGTATCTGTTGAAATGATTGTGTTTTTGGTTTAATTTACTGACTCATGCAATTTGAAGTTTATACTAAGCCAAACTGTATACACACATGCACACAGAAAGACAAACAACTAGAATGTTTAGATCTTGCTTCCTCTTTACAGTATCCACTCCCACCACTTGATAAAATACAAATTGAGATCAATGTCAAACAGCAAACCATGAGAGTTAACATTCATTATCAATGTTCATAATTACCCTTTAATCTCAGGATTTAGCTTCTCAACAGTTCACTTTAAAGGTAAAGTACATTATCTcaaccattttaaaaatttgttatgtctatttctttttttacaaaaccgACAAACCGACTTGTAGAGTAAATGAAACCTTtctccaataaattcatttttgggTTTTATCCCATAAATGTGAGAGACTTAACACACTTCTCTCATATCCATAATTGAACATCTGAAGTATAATCTATATGGCTCGAAACAGATGATTAATGAATCTTGGATTTATGTTCTGATACTAGCTTAGAATTTGAGGCGGGTCTAAATCAACCCTTACAAAATCAATTGTAGAGTAAGGAATACCTCCCACTTAGAAAGTATAAACTCATTTTCAGACCTTATCTCATCCTATTTGTGACTCTTAATAACtattaaagagaaaattaaCTATCGATTCAATGGTAGATATTACTAATTTAATGTGCAAGTAAATTGTTCACGTGGAGTCGAAATAAGGAAAACTTAAGGAACAGTAAGAGGTTAAATATATACTGGTCATTACTCATTGCACATAAAATCAAAGATGGGGAATCCCAGCTTCCAGCAGAATATATACATTGAAAACGTAACAAAATGTAAAACAGACATTATTTACAAGACGAGTAAACATTTGTTTTTTCTACAAAGAAAATAATGAAcatagaaaaacaaataaatataagcaATTTGTACAAGAAAATGGAGAGAGCAGAAAAGCAACACAAGGGGAGAAAAAGCCATTCTGTGAACATGAATTTCTTTGTCTTGAGAAATGCTGCACTCATTTTCACTAATGAAAATTCCAACATGCGTGTGATTGCAGTCAATTAGACATGCAATGTGGTGTAGCATTTTATCATAAACCTCCTCATCTTTCTCACAGATTGTATACATAATGAATTTGGTCCACTAAAAGAgaccttttttaaaatatctgtATATTTGAAAGTGAATCACAATACCAACATCAAACTAATTATCATTGCGTATTTCGCTAGCTTTTCTTTTAATATAACCAAACTAGTCCAGTGCCTCATCAAATATCATTTCCTGTAACATATGAGGAAAAAGAGTATTCACAGTTTTCATTTGCCAACAAAAGAATCCAAAAAAAACCCTCTTTTCAGTTTTCATTGTAATGTTAACAAGAAAAATTGATGTAAACTGACAAACCTGATCACATATAGGACAAGAGTCACTTCTTTCCATCCACTCAAGAATGCAAGCAAGGTGAAAGTGGTGCTCACACTTTGTAAAAGATTTAGGATTCTCGACATCATATTCTgcattaaaaaacaaattcaaattatagTTTCAACCGAGAGTCAGAACTTATTGGTTCTTATCCTCTCATGAAGTCGTGTAATCAATGAGTGGATCAAATCCTGCTATGCTGAAGTGCTATATGTCGTTATAGCGCTACTATTTGACAACACGGAGTACTAAATAGTGTATCGAAGAACAAAAGCAATTTATTCAAATTCCGATACACCATAGCGCCGCTATAACCGCTACTTGACAACATTGATATGAAACATGAAAAATCTACGTGTAAAAAGTAACTTCGATTCACCTTCAAGGCAAATCGGACAGACATCTTCTTCTTCTGTCACTAATGCAAGAGATTCATTTGATTTCCACAGTTCCGCCTTGCTTGGAGATATTGGTGCAGATTTAGCTTGAGCTTTAAGGTCAGATTCTTCAATACCTTCACATgtaattaaagtttcaaaactATTACCATTAACAATGTCTCTGCCTGACTCGGATTCTGTCGAGACTGGAACTCCCAAGACCACGTCATAAGGCAGAGGTGCAGGAGGAGGCTGGAAAGTATCAGGTGTTGATTCTTCGACATTCAAGCCTAACAGCAATCCAGCAGTGAGTGAATCGGTTGTACCATCATTAGAGGTTAAAGACTCACGCTCTTCTAAAATTGGCGGGCACTGAAAAAAGGAGTTTTTCATACTTCACATTTTATGTTCATAACAAATAAACTGCCatctaaaataataaacttgcagacaaattatttttcaagaaGCATTTGTTTTGGAGCAAGCATCTAATTTGACAAATTTAACTATTGATTTTCATTTCAGCTGTTCGTgacaaaatgagaagaaaaaaagggGGGGCATATGAAAATAGAAGTGGTGTGAGAAGTCCATTGAAGCAACTTTTGTGCAAGCCTGCATTTAAAGTTCATAATCACAACCCTTACACATTAATGCAACAGTGctaatattacaattttttttgaaaaacgaGTATGTTCTCGAACACAGTTTCACCTTGGCATTTGAGGGACAACACCATTTTCTAAAGCTTTGAAAAATAAACTACATCCCATCTCTTTATTTACTACAACGACATTTGACAAGCACTTCATGGCATTAGAGTTTTAAGTTGGATTGGAATAACCATAATGTTCATATTAAAATCTTGACTGTGTCATCTATAACATGAAGTAGTGACTTCCGTAAATGATATATTTGTGAGGTCAGATTTGGTTAACATTATTTGTCCCCAATAGCAACTATTTCAACAGCTTCTAACAGCAAGTTGACTGTGAAAATAGTTTGAATTTCCATTTGACAAGTAAACATAACTAATGACAAGTATACAAGTATAGATGAGTGAGACTGTTAGAAAGTAAAAAACTACAATTGCAAGAGTAACAGATTCACTTGATTGAAATTGAACATGAGTTATTATTGTGACTTTGTTTCAACTTGAGTTTATTATTATGTAAACTGATTCCTACTTGCTTTTGCTGAAGATGGAAAACTTACAAGATAAAACCCCAAACTGAATTAATCTTCAACATTTatcaattttcataatttaatttaaatcatgTTTCTTTGAACCAATTTTTTCTTGGAGTTTATGAGCATGTTTTATGGAGTAAGGAATAGCTATTTTTTGTGTCTT contains:
- the LOC101501651 gene encoding probable E3 ubiquitin-protein ligase RHB1A, with the translated sequence MGGCCCSARKPHLRGTPVYYYCPPILEERESLTSNDGTTDSLTAGLLLGLNVEESTPDTFQPPPAPLPYDVVLGVPVSTESESGRDIVNGNSFETLITCEGIEESDLKAQAKSAPISPSKAELWKSNESLALVTEEEDVCPICLEEYDVENPKSFTKCEHHFHLACILEWMERSDSCPICDQEMIFDEALD